Proteins from one Corallococcus exiguus genomic window:
- a CDS encoding alpha/beta hydrolase family protein, which translates to MRRFLFPVGSMLLAAVAVLTGGCSSAKKATEAPRTDHASLYGADAAYAVGVTQSLTYEDAVRRRTLKPLVWYPVAPGTPMDNRAPSDLFKPFYGAKDAPLSDARERWPVVLLSHGSGGSLMDLSWFGSNLAAHGFVVVALNHPGNTFGDTSPEGFARAYERPQDFTVILDHLLKDPKWGPRVDPERIGASGHSMGGYTALALVGLNLNLEWIEKRCKTPGTREEIGCEGLRDVDYSRIDMKHSRASYLDPRVKAAFAMAPGMAASFEARDTADVQKPVELVLAKGDELMPHEGHGMHLAGLLSPATTTTVVLDDAGHFTFLPECYPKGFDVIAMLCRDPVAGTRPASHARTNAEGVAFFRRVLDVH; encoded by the coding sequence ATGCGCCGCTTCCTGTTCCCCGTGGGTTCCATGCTCCTCGCCGCCGTCGCGGTGCTGACGGGCGGCTGTTCCTCCGCGAAGAAGGCGACGGAGGCTCCGCGTACGGACCATGCGTCGCTCTACGGGGCGGACGCGGCCTACGCGGTGGGCGTGACGCAGTCGCTGACGTACGAGGACGCGGTCCGCCGCCGCACGCTGAAGCCGCTGGTCTGGTACCCGGTGGCGCCCGGCACGCCGATGGACAACCGTGCGCCGTCGGACCTGTTCAAGCCCTTCTACGGAGCGAAGGACGCACCGCTTTCGGACGCGCGGGAGCGCTGGCCGGTGGTGTTGCTGTCGCACGGGAGTGGGGGCTCGTTGATGGACCTTTCCTGGTTCGGTTCGAACCTGGCGGCGCATGGCTTCGTCGTGGTGGCGTTGAACCACCCGGGCAACACCTTCGGCGACACGAGCCCGGAGGGCTTCGCGCGCGCGTACGAGCGTCCGCAAGACTTCACGGTCATCCTGGACCACCTGCTGAAGGATCCGAAGTGGGGCCCGCGTGTGGATCCGGAGCGCATCGGCGCGTCGGGGCACTCGATGGGCGGCTACACGGCGCTGGCGCTGGTGGGACTGAACCTGAACCTGGAGTGGATTGAAAAGCGCTGCAAGACGCCGGGCACCCGGGAGGAGATTGGCTGCGAGGGCCTGCGCGACGTGGACTACAGCCGCATCGACATGAAGCACTCGCGAGCGTCGTACCTGGACCCGCGAGTGAAGGCCGCGTTCGCGATGGCGCCGGGCATGGCGGCCTCCTTCGAGGCGCGCGATACCGCCGACGTCCAGAAGCCGGTGGAGCTGGTGCTCGCGAAGGGTGACGAGCTGATGCCGCACGAAGGGCACGGCATGCACCTGGCGGGGCTGCTGTCGCCCGCAACCACGACGACGGTGGTCCTGGACGACGCGGGGCACTTCACCTTCCTGCCCGAGTGCTACCCGAAGGGCTTCGACGTCATCGCGATGCTGTGCCGCGACCCGGTGGCGGGGACGCGCCCGGCCTCGCACGCGCGCACCAACGCGGAAGGCGTAGCGTTCTTCCGGCGCGTCCTGGACGTGCACTGA
- a CDS encoding DUF7716 domain-containing protein, giving the protein MESFEWLANVLARIDAYPVRGHALYVRDNHPLGLQTPTMVLQRDVYSDELPEPACKHGLHKALSVADTRSIVANARLQKEDASPAELVEAFNFYWKHDAFIDLSPGAARTLGRRTD; this is encoded by the coding sequence ATGGAATCCTTCGAGTGGCTTGCAAACGTGCTCGCGCGAATCGACGCCTACCCGGTTCGGGGTCATGCGCTCTATGTCCGAGACAATCATCCGCTCGGATTGCAGACACCCACGATGGTTCTGCAACGGGACGTCTACTCGGATGAACTGCCAGAGCCAGCATGCAAACACGGCTTGCACAAGGCGCTCTCGGTTGCTGACACACGGTCGATTGTCGCGAATGCGAGGCTACAGAAAGAGGATGCCTCCCCGGCGGAGCTTGTTGAGGCATTCAACTTCTATTGGAAGCACGATGCGTTCATCGACTTGAGTCCTGGTGCCGCAAGGACTCTGGGCCGGAGAACGGATTGA
- the dtd gene encoding D-aminoacyl-tRNA deacylase, giving the protein MKAVVQRVLEASVTVDGQRVSEMGPGLLVLLGVGKGDTDADMAWMVEKLAMLRIFEDADGKMNLSLEDTSKHLIVVSQFTLYGDARKGRRPSFIDAMEPVAAKALYERTCEALRQRGLTVGTGIFAADMKVALVNDGPVTILLESPPKAAAPA; this is encoded by the coding sequence ATGAAGGCCGTGGTGCAGCGGGTCCTGGAAGCGTCGGTGACGGTGGACGGACAGCGCGTGAGCGAGATGGGGCCGGGCCTGCTCGTGCTGCTGGGCGTGGGCAAGGGCGACACCGACGCGGACATGGCGTGGATGGTGGAGAAGCTGGCCATGCTGCGCATCTTCGAGGACGCCGACGGCAAGATGAACCTGTCGCTGGAGGACACCTCCAAGCACCTCATCGTCGTCAGCCAGTTCACCCTCTACGGCGACGCGCGCAAGGGCCGCCGGCCCAGTTTCATCGACGCGATGGAGCCCGTCGCCGCCAAGGCCCTCTACGAGCGCACCTGCGAAGCGCTGCGCCAGCGCGGCCTCACCGTGGGCACCGGCATCTTCGCCGCGGACATGAAGGTCGCGCTCGTCAACGACGGGCCCGTCACCATCCTGCTGGAGAGCCCTCCGAAGGCCGCGGCTCCTGCCTGA
- a CDS encoding ABC transporter permease — translation MSAAHRFRLHSWGARFGLAVVCVWVFTALFAPWLSPHAPDAIDLTRELLPPTPGHLLGTGENGIDVLTHVLYGARVSLEVSFFAVVLSAAVGITLGGIAGYAGGLVDEALMRLVDVLLAFPGILLALFITAVLGPSLANVVFALSFTGWTGYARLTRGQVLTLRERDYVQAARALGSGPGRILVRHILPNAAGPLLVLATFALPGAIVAEASLSFLGLGVPPGTPSWGALVDQGTQYLLVAPHVALFPGIALAVTVLGFNLLGDALRDAMDPRHEGR, via the coding sequence ATGAGCGCGGCCCATCGGTTCCGGCTGCACTCGTGGGGCGCCCGCTTCGGGCTCGCGGTGGTGTGCGTCTGGGTGTTCACGGCGTTGTTCGCGCCGTGGCTCAGCCCGCATGCGCCGGACGCCATCGACCTCACTCGCGAGCTGTTGCCCCCGACGCCCGGTCACCTGCTGGGCACGGGAGAGAACGGCATCGACGTGCTCACGCATGTGCTGTACGGCGCGCGCGTATCGCTGGAGGTGTCCTTCTTCGCCGTGGTGCTGTCCGCGGCGGTGGGCATCACGCTGGGCGGCATCGCGGGCTATGCGGGCGGGCTCGTGGACGAAGCGCTGATGCGGCTGGTGGACGTGCTGCTCGCGTTCCCCGGCATCTTGCTGGCGCTGTTCATCACCGCCGTGCTGGGTCCCAGCCTCGCCAACGTGGTGTTCGCCCTGTCCTTCACCGGATGGACAGGCTACGCGCGGCTGACGCGCGGACAGGTGCTCACCCTTCGAGAGCGCGACTACGTGCAGGCTGCTCGGGCGCTGGGCAGTGGGCCGGGCCGCATCCTCGTGCGGCACATCCTGCCCAACGCCGCGGGGCCACTGCTCGTGCTGGCGACGTTCGCGCTGCCGGGCGCCATCGTCGCGGAGGCGTCCCTGAGCTTCCTGGGGCTGGGCGTCCCGCCGGGCACGCCGTCATGGGGCGCGCTGGTGGACCAGGGGACGCAGTACCTGCTGGTGGCGCCGCACGTGGCCCTCTTCCCCGGCATCGCGCTGGCGGTCACCGTGCTGGGCTTCAACCTGCTGGGCGATGCGCTGCGCGACGCGATGGATCCGCGTCACGAAGGACGCTGA
- a CDS encoding ABC transporter permease has product MTRRLVSALIAMVGALLLVSLFLHLVPGDPVDVMLGEQATQVDRAALRQAVGLDLPWYAQLWTFARDLATGELRTSLPPFQRKVLPALGAALPYTLLLTVSAMAVSLVLALPLGVMAAARRGTPVDAAAMGVSVAGVALPRFWLGPVLIILFALKLDWLPVSGAESWRHLVLPAFTLGTALAAFLARMTRATMLEALREDYVTVARAKGLSPRVVLWKHAFRNALLPLVTVLGLEFGALLGGAIVTEKVFAWPGMGTLLLTAIEKRDYNTVRATVLLFTFCYVAVNTLTDLAYSWVDPRVRRRS; this is encoded by the coding sequence GTGACCCGGAGGCTCGTGTCCGCGCTCATCGCGATGGTGGGGGCGCTGCTGCTCGTGTCGCTGTTCCTGCACCTCGTGCCTGGGGACCCGGTGGACGTGATGCTGGGGGAGCAGGCGACGCAGGTGGATCGCGCGGCGCTGCGGCAGGCCGTGGGGTTGGACCTGCCGTGGTACGCGCAGCTCTGGACGTTCGCTCGAGACCTGGCCACCGGGGAGCTGCGCACGTCGCTGCCTCCGTTCCAGCGCAAGGTGCTTCCGGCCCTGGGCGCGGCGCTGCCGTACACGCTGCTGCTCACGGTGTCGGCGATGGCCGTGTCCCTGGTGCTGGCGCTGCCCCTGGGCGTGATGGCGGCGGCGCGACGAGGGACGCCCGTGGACGCGGCGGCGATGGGCGTGTCCGTGGCGGGTGTCGCCCTGCCCCGCTTCTGGTTGGGGCCGGTGCTCATCATCCTCTTCGCGCTGAAGCTGGACTGGCTGCCCGTGTCGGGCGCGGAGTCGTGGCGGCATCTGGTGCTTCCCGCGTTCACGCTTGGCACCGCGCTGGCCGCGTTCCTGGCGCGGATGACGCGCGCGACGATGCTCGAAGCGCTGCGTGAGGACTATGTCACGGTGGCCCGGGCCAAGGGCCTGTCGCCTCGCGTGGTGCTGTGGAAGCACGCGTTCCGCAACGCGCTGCTGCCACTGGTGACCGTGCTGGGCCTGGAGTTCGGCGCGCTGCTGGGCGGCGCCATCGTGACGGAGAAGGTGTTCGCGTGGCCGGGCATGGGCACGCTGCTGCTCACCGCCATCGAGAAGCGCGACTACAACACCGTGCGCGCCACGGTGCTCCTCTTCACGTTCTGCTACGTCGCGGTCAACACGCTCACCGACCTCGCGTATTCGTGGGTCGACCCGCGCGTGCGGAGGCGCTCATGA
- a CDS encoding ABC transporter substrate-binding protein, with protein MDVPPDIHLVTDAMPPLPFRAARVFFIALALVLDSGCRDPAPPAGITVLLEAPPDSLDDRFALTAHGQRLAQLVSPGLLTFDDASRPVPQLAESFREVSPTVVEFVLRPGLTFHDGSALTAEDVKATFDALRDPKLGSPKRERYEPVERVEVVDARAVRFHLKRPYAPLLAELSAAILPAERVGPGGIEAQGTHPVGAGPFRFESWPDEEHLTLVPFEGWHGGKPAVSRLTFRVVRDETTRVLELLKGRADLVVNGVSPAVLPALRKSPHLRVVTKPGTGFTYLGLNLREGPLADVRVRQALCHLIDVRPLVEHKLHGLAEPASSMLPREHWAFTETPGCGYAPEEAARLLDAAGYPDPDGPGGQPRLSFTFKTSTDRFRRAVALVLKEQLAKGGIAVEVRALEFGTFFEDVRRGRFELFTLKWAAVMEPDLLRGAFHSANIPGPENHWGGFNRGALKDPKLDRVLDAATQASREERKTLYAEAQRELDADMPVIPLWHEASVAVVSSRLADFEPSAHGLLLPLAKAREVTPERGGTP; from the coding sequence ATGGACGTCCCGCCTGACATCCACCTCGTGACAGACGCCATGCCCCCCCTGCCCTTCCGCGCCGCCCGGGTGTTCTTCATCGCGCTGGCGCTGGTGCTTGACTCCGGCTGCCGCGACCCGGCGCCCCCGGCGGGCATCACGGTGCTGTTGGAGGCCCCACCAGACAGCCTGGACGATCGCTTCGCCCTCACGGCCCATGGACAGCGGCTGGCGCAGCTCGTCAGTCCGGGGCTCCTCACCTTCGATGACGCGAGCCGGCCCGTGCCCCAGCTGGCGGAGTCCTTCCGGGAGGTCTCGCCCACGGTGGTGGAGTTCGTCCTCCGCCCGGGGCTGACCTTCCACGACGGGAGCGCTCTCACCGCCGAGGACGTGAAGGCCACCTTCGACGCCCTGCGAGACCCGAAGCTGGGCAGCCCCAAGCGCGAGCGGTACGAGCCGGTGGAGCGGGTGGAGGTGGTGGACGCCCGCGCGGTGCGCTTCCACTTGAAGCGACCCTATGCGCCGCTGCTCGCGGAGCTGTCCGCGGCCATCCTGCCCGCGGAGCGCGTGGGGCCCGGAGGCATCGAGGCGCAGGGAACGCACCCGGTGGGCGCGGGGCCCTTCCGGTTCGAGTCGTGGCCGGACGAGGAGCACCTGACGCTGGTCCCCTTCGAGGGCTGGCATGGAGGGAAGCCCGCGGTGTCGAGGCTGACGTTCCGGGTGGTGCGGGACGAGACGACGCGGGTGCTGGAGCTGCTCAAGGGCCGCGCGGACCTGGTGGTGAACGGCGTGTCCCCGGCGGTGCTGCCCGCGCTGCGCAAGTCGCCCCACCTGCGTGTGGTGACGAAGCCGGGCACGGGCTTCACGTACCTGGGCCTCAACCTGCGCGAGGGGCCGCTCGCGGACGTGCGCGTGCGCCAGGCGCTGTGTCACCTCATCGACGTGCGCCCGTTGGTGGAGCACAAGCTGCACGGGCTGGCGGAGCCCGCGTCCAGCATGCTGCCGCGCGAGCACTGGGCCTTCACGGAGACACCGGGATGCGGCTACGCGCCGGAGGAGGCGGCCCGGCTGCTGGACGCTGCGGGGTACCCGGATCCGGACGGGCCCGGGGGACAGCCGCGCCTGTCCTTCACCTTCAAGACGAGCACGGACCGCTTCCGGCGCGCGGTGGCGTTGGTGCTCAAGGAGCAGCTGGCGAAGGGGGGCATCGCGGTGGAGGTGCGGGCGCTGGAGTTCGGGACGTTCTTCGAGGACGTGCGCCGGGGGCGCTTCGAGCTGTTCACGTTGAAGTGGGCCGCCGTGATGGAGCCGGACCTGCTGAGGGGCGCGTTCCATTCCGCGAACATCCCCGGCCCTGAGAACCACTGGGGCGGGTTCAACCGCGGGGCACTGAAGGACCCGAAGCTGGACCGAGTGCTGGACGCGGCGACGCAGGCGTCTCGCGAGGAGCGGAAGACACTGTACGCGGAGGCGCAGCGGGAGCTGGACGCGGACATGCCCGTCATCCCGCTGTGGCATGAGGCCAGCGTCGCGGTGGTGTCCTCGCGGCTCGCGGACTTCGAACCCAGCGCGCATGGATTGCTGCTGCCGCTGGCGAAGGCGCGGGAAGTGACGCCCGAGCGTGGGGGCACGCCGTGA
- the dacB gene encoding D-alanyl-D-alanine carboxypeptidase/D-alanyl-D-alanine endopeptidase produces MQVFRTRPFWAATVIALWLPSATLAASPSADKKAEREALKNALVQVMQRTALKSSRVGVHMQSLDDGTVVFSHNADELLNPASNVKLVTSSAALVALGPEFRYETEFLVEAEMPADGKVKTLYVRGKGDPTVTTERLYGMTSELLHAGLKEVQDIVVDDSWFDAERTPPGYDQEDSDRAYMAPTGAVSLNWNAVAVYVRAAPGGKAVVDMEPPSDFFVVENTVTSGPGRARRVSVKSDAYGDKQKIVVKGQVPDERGAVSVWKKIDSPPLYFGGSLKQLLVSRGVKVKGKVKLGLTPSRAKVVHVAQSDTFDIVLKRLNKLSSNFVAETLLKTMGAELRGQPGSFAKGIDVVEEFLDRDVGIPRGTYVMKNGSGLNDANRFSTAQVDRLLRHMYERFPLAPEYLSSLGIAGKDGTLKYRFDGTDAVGRLRAKTGTLEGVSALSGYVQSAGGEKFSFSIMVNDYAGRAGPVVAGMDALGAAVAATGSTLGPGNALASLNEGQKAQGGLPDIANRVKTYLELGKQRDQRNIGFLRTAWRSERDPAVRAVLAESLYQSNPHDYLGTRTLLDSYSATDDVYGRLRQVAHALSVGVPGVSSMVELASGGNTEALARVLELCRAAGTARDVEAQDELADGLGEVARTAPEELVVALRTASTVERDATVPLLAQGLVKTGDTTHPFWKSLRKLGAGGTDAQLVAFAKGLDSTLTTKTAEARTSQRAQPVQVVAPASATPNVVPASGVLRPGG; encoded by the coding sequence GTGCAGGTTTTTCGAACCAGACCCTTCTGGGCAGCGACCGTCATTGCCCTGTGGCTCCCTTCCGCCACCCTGGCTGCGTCGCCGTCCGCCGACAAAAAGGCTGAACGCGAGGCGCTGAAGAACGCGCTCGTGCAGGTCATGCAGCGCACCGCGCTCAAGAGCAGCCGCGTCGGCGTCCACATGCAGAGCCTGGACGACGGCACCGTGGTGTTCAGCCACAACGCGGACGAACTGCTCAACCCCGCCTCCAACGTGAAGCTCGTCACGTCCTCCGCGGCGCTCGTCGCCCTGGGGCCGGAGTTCCGCTACGAGACGGAGTTCCTCGTCGAGGCGGAGATGCCCGCCGACGGCAAGGTCAAGACGCTCTACGTGCGCGGCAAGGGCGACCCCACCGTCACCACCGAGCGCCTCTACGGCATGACCTCCGAGCTGCTCCACGCGGGCCTCAAGGAGGTGCAGGACATCGTCGTGGACGATTCCTGGTTCGACGCCGAGCGCACCCCGCCGGGCTACGACCAGGAGGACTCCGACCGCGCGTACATGGCGCCCACTGGCGCGGTGAGCCTCAACTGGAACGCGGTCGCCGTCTACGTGCGCGCCGCTCCCGGCGGCAAGGCCGTGGTGGACATGGAGCCGCCCAGCGACTTCTTCGTCGTGGAGAACACCGTCACCAGCGGCCCCGGCCGCGCGCGGCGCGTGTCCGTGAAGTCCGACGCGTACGGCGACAAGCAGAAGATCGTCGTCAAGGGCCAGGTCCCCGACGAGCGCGGCGCCGTCAGCGTCTGGAAGAAGATCGACAGCCCGCCCCTGTACTTCGGCGGGTCGCTCAAGCAGTTGCTCGTGTCGCGCGGCGTGAAGGTGAAGGGCAAGGTGAAGCTGGGCCTGACGCCGTCCCGCGCGAAGGTCGTGCACGTGGCGCAATCCGACACGTTCGACATCGTCCTCAAGCGCCTCAACAAGCTCTCCAGCAACTTCGTCGCGGAGACGCTCCTCAAGACGATGGGCGCGGAGCTGCGTGGACAGCCGGGCTCGTTCGCCAAGGGCATCGACGTGGTGGAGGAGTTCCTGGACCGCGACGTGGGCATCCCGCGCGGCACCTACGTGATGAAGAACGGCAGCGGTCTCAACGACGCCAACCGCTTCTCCACCGCGCAGGTGGACCGGCTCCTGCGCCACATGTACGAGCGCTTCCCGCTGGCCCCGGAGTACCTGTCCTCGCTGGGCATCGCCGGCAAGGACGGCACGCTCAAGTACCGCTTCGACGGCACGGACGCCGTGGGCCGGCTGCGCGCCAAGACGGGCACCCTGGAGGGCGTCTCCGCGCTCAGCGGCTACGTGCAGTCCGCGGGCGGTGAGAAGTTCTCCTTCTCCATCATGGTCAACGACTACGCGGGCCGCGCCGGTCCCGTCGTCGCGGGCATGGACGCGCTGGGCGCCGCCGTGGCCGCCACCGGCTCCACGCTGGGGCCGGGCAACGCGCTGGCCTCCCTCAATGAGGGCCAGAAGGCGCAGGGCGGTCTGCCGGACATCGCCAACCGCGTGAAGACCTACCTGGAGCTGGGCAAGCAGCGCGATCAACGCAACATCGGCTTCCTGCGCACCGCGTGGCGCAGCGAGCGCGACCCCGCCGTGCGCGCCGTGCTGGCGGAGAGCCTCTACCAGTCCAACCCGCACGACTACCTGGGCACCCGCACGCTGCTGGACAGCTACTCCGCCACGGATGACGTCTACGGCCGCCTGCGCCAGGTGGCCCACGCCCTGTCCGTGGGCGTGCCCGGCGTGAGCAGCATGGTGGAGCTGGCCTCTGGCGGAAACACGGAGGCCCTGGCCCGCGTGCTGGAGCTGTGCCGCGCGGCCGGCACCGCCCGTGACGTCGAGGCGCAGGACGAACTGGCGGATGGCCTGGGCGAGGTGGCCCGCACCGCCCCCGAGGAGCTGGTCGTTGCCCTGCGCACCGCCAGCACCGTGGAGCGCGACGCGACCGTGCCGCTCCTGGCCCAGGGGCTGGTGAAGACCGGGGACACCACCCACCCGTTCTGGAAGTCCCTGCGCAAGCTGGGCGCTGGCGGGACGGATGCCCAGCTCGTCGCCTTCGCCAAGGGGCTGGACTCCACTCTCACCACCAAGACGGCCGAGGCCCGGACCTCCCAGCGCGCCCAGCCCGTCCAGGTGGTCGCGCCCGCTTCCGCCACGCCCAACGTGGTCCCTGCCTCCGGGGTCCTCCGCCCGGGCGGGTAG
- a CDS encoding single-stranded DNA-binding protein gives MAGGVNKVILIGNLGADPEVRFTPGGQAVANFRIATSESWNDKNGQKQERTEWHRIVVWGKLAELCGEYLKKGRQCFVEGRLQTREWMDKENKKNYTTEVVATSVTFLGGRDAGEGYSGGSGGSGGGRRQQPQGNGGYGQGRDDFGQPPPPMDDGGGMGGGNHGGTDDDIPF, from the coding sequence ATGGCTGGAGGCGTGAACAAGGTCATTCTCATCGGCAACCTCGGGGCGGACCCCGAAGTGCGCTTCACCCCGGGCGGTCAGGCCGTGGCGAACTTCCGCATCGCGACGAGCGAGAGCTGGAACGACAAGAACGGCCAGAAGCAGGAGCGCACCGAGTGGCACCGCATCGTCGTCTGGGGAAAGCTCGCGGAGCTGTGCGGCGAGTACCTCAAGAAGGGACGGCAGTGCTTCGTCGAAGGCCGTCTGCAGACGCGCGAGTGGATGGATAAGGAAAACAAGAAGAACTACACCACCGAGGTCGTCGCCACCTCCGTCACCTTCCTCGGCGGCCGTGACGCCGGTGAGGGCTACAGCGGCGGCAGCGGCGGCAGTGGCGGTGGGCGCCGGCAGCAGCCGCAGGGCAACGGCGGCTACGGGCAGGGGCGTGACGACTTCGGCCAGCCTCCCCCTCCCATGGACGACGGTGGCGGCATGGGCGGCGGCAACCACGGCGGCACGGACGACGACATCCCGTTCTAA
- a CDS encoding succinate dehydrogenase, with product MSTQATAEALTDRNPLLKSRLGSFLAVVPLSIWVINHLWDNLSAFYGATAWEKSVTEYANPFAQAFTFIIVMLPLLIHTAWGLVRIFTMKPNNLAYSNYGNLKYIVQRVAGLGVLAFLGAHIWLAFLHPRLVEGHAEPFMDIAREMHYHGPTLMVYLLGTLGTAYHLANGLQTFAMGWGIFASDRSMRRFEPFSILIFLILLAMSWGAIYALYTAGAAYGPAGLDVG from the coding sequence ATGAGCACCCAAGCCACCGCCGAAGCCCTCACCGACCGCAACCCCCTGTTGAAGTCGCGGCTGGGGTCGTTCCTCGCCGTGGTGCCCCTGAGCATCTGGGTCATCAACCATCTGTGGGACAACCTGTCCGCCTTCTACGGCGCGACGGCCTGGGAAAAGTCGGTGACGGAGTACGCGAACCCGTTCGCCCAGGCGTTCACGTTCATCATCGTCATGCTGCCGCTGCTCATCCACACGGCGTGGGGCCTGGTGCGCATCTTCACCATGAAGCCCAACAACCTCGCGTACAGCAACTACGGCAACCTCAAGTACATCGTGCAGCGCGTGGCGGGCCTGGGCGTGCTCGCGTTCCTGGGCGCCCACATCTGGCTGGCCTTCCTGCACCCGCGCCTGGTGGAGGGCCACGCGGAGCCCTTCATGGATATCGCCCGGGAGATGCACTACCACGGCCCCACGCTGATGGTTTACCTGCTGGGCACGCTGGGCACCGCGTACCACCTGGCCAACGGCCTGCAGACCTTCGCCATGGGCTGGGGCATCTTCGCGAGCGACCGCTCCATGCGCCGCTTCGAGCCCTTCTCCATCCTCATCTTCCTCATCCTGCTGGCCATGTCCTGGGGCGCCATCTACGCGCTCTACACGGCGGGCGCGGCGTACGGCCCTGCCGGCCTGGACGTCGGCTGA
- a CDS encoding Hsp33 family molecular chaperone HslO — protein MPDELVSGLLKATDLRLVLATTGDLSRQARATHQSMPASAALLSQGLTVAALMGSLRKGTDSRINVQLECDGPLRGLFVDGDANGVVRGYVKNTLVEYSGSEGRYHWRPVLGNQGFLSVLRDQGGGEYYRSSVELEHFDLVADLERYFHQSDQVPSHLLVAQLPGQVDGQEDPLATVVGLLVQPLPNGDKDAFKALGTRLKAQFQTAVQAHAQAGAETLLRSLVPEADLEVMSRYPLRFTCSCSRDRVKLALLAMGREELKDLLEKEGQAEATCQFCTTRYVIPGAEIQQMLTEGSA, from the coding sequence ATGCCTGATGAGCTTGTCAGTGGATTGTTGAAGGCGACGGACCTGCGCCTGGTGCTGGCCACCACCGGTGACCTGTCCCGCCAGGCCCGCGCCACGCACCAGAGCATGCCGGCCTCCGCCGCGCTCCTGTCCCAGGGCCTCACCGTCGCCGCCCTCATGGGGTCGCTCCGCAAGGGCACGGACTCCCGGATCAACGTGCAACTGGAGTGCGACGGCCCCCTGCGCGGCCTCTTCGTGGACGGCGACGCGAACGGCGTCGTGCGCGGCTACGTGAAGAACACCCTGGTGGAGTACTCCGGCTCGGAGGGGCGCTATCACTGGCGCCCGGTGCTGGGGAACCAGGGCTTCCTGTCCGTGCTGCGCGACCAGGGCGGCGGCGAGTACTACCGCTCGTCCGTGGAGCTGGAGCACTTCGACCTGGTGGCGGACCTGGAGCGCTACTTCCACCAGTCGGATCAGGTGCCCTCGCACCTGCTGGTGGCGCAGCTGCCCGGCCAGGTGGACGGCCAGGAGGATCCGCTCGCCACGGTGGTGGGTCTGCTCGTGCAGCCCCTGCCCAACGGGGATAAGGACGCCTTCAAGGCGCTGGGCACCCGGCTCAAGGCGCAGTTCCAGACGGCCGTGCAGGCGCACGCGCAGGCTGGGGCGGAGACGCTCCTGCGCTCGCTCGTCCCGGAGGCGGACCTGGAGGTCATGTCGCGCTACCCGCTGCGCTTCACCTGTTCGTGCAGCCGGGACCGCGTGAAGCTCGCGCTGCTCGCCATGGGCCGCGAGGAGCTGAAGGACCTGCTGGAGAAGGAAGGCCAGGCGGAGGCCACCTGCCAGTTCTGCACGACGCGCTATGTCATCCCCGGCGCGGAGATCCAGCAGATGCTCACCGAGGGCAGCGCCTGA
- a CDS encoding phosphoribosyltransferase: MAIKRAAPPKSQDQRNPSQKSAVPSAAQKDGAEKLVSIPNDMILAPQVEAPRQPTGRDQSRHKSTGVVELSWAEFDRKVQQLARTIRQAWEPQAVVGVAHGGVYVGGALAGALGCKFFPVRISRRSRDKAERTPERGQPQVSEEMPLDIKGCRVLIVDDIASSGDTLELATALAKKVGAKEIRTACLIARPEGFTPDHVGLSTDSLFVFPWDYQPVMGDAHFDDDPDKAGA, from the coding sequence GTGGCCATCAAGCGGGCAGCGCCGCCGAAGTCCCAGGACCAGCGCAACCCTTCCCAGAAGTCTGCCGTGCCCTCCGCCGCCCAGAAGGACGGGGCGGAGAAGCTCGTCTCCATTCCCAATGACATGATCCTGGCGCCCCAGGTGGAGGCCCCTCGCCAACCCACCGGCCGCGACCAGTCCCGGCACAAGTCCACGGGCGTGGTGGAGCTGTCGTGGGCGGAGTTCGACCGGAAGGTGCAGCAGCTGGCGCGCACCATCCGGCAAGCGTGGGAGCCCCAGGCGGTGGTGGGCGTGGCCCACGGCGGCGTGTATGTGGGCGGGGCGCTCGCGGGCGCGCTTGGCTGCAAGTTCTTCCCCGTGCGCATCAGCCGCCGCAGCCGCGACAAGGCCGAGCGCACCCCGGAGCGTGGCCAGCCGCAGGTGAGCGAGGAGATGCCCCTGGATATCAAGGGCTGCCGCGTGCTCATCGTGGATGACATCGCGTCCAGCGGGGACACGCTGGAGCTGGCCACGGCGCTCGCGAAGAAGGTGGGCGCGAAGGAGATCCGCACCGCGTGCCTCATCGCGCGGCCGGAGGGCTTCACGCCGGACCACGTGGGGCTGTCCACGGACTCGCTCTTCGTCTTCCCGTGGGACTACCAGCCGGTGATGGGCGACGCGCACTTCGACGACGACCCGGACAAGGCCGGGGCCTGA